AAAAATTTCATCATGAAAACAATTAGATATTTCATCTTCTTTTTATTCTTATTTATTGGCGGGAATACTTTCGCCCAGCAAATTTCCAAAGCTGAATTACAGGTTAATGGGTTAACCTGCTCTATGTGTTCAAGAGCAACTGAGACGTCTTTAAAAAGTCTTGGATTTATTGAAAATGTAGCTCCTGATCTTAACAGGAATATTTTTGTTATTACTTTTAAATCTGATCAGAAGGTCGATCTGGATCAGATCAGAGACAAGGTTCAGGATGCCGGATTCTCTATCGGAGACTTGTCTGCAACGATTAACTTCAAAAACACACAGGTTAATGATAGCGGTCTTGCTGAGCTTGACGGGAATGTTTT
This portion of the Pedobacter lusitanus genome encodes:
- a CDS encoding heavy-metal-associated domain-containing protein, which gives rise to MKTIRYFIFFLFLFIGGNTFAQQISKAELQVNGLTCSMCSRATETSLKSLGFIENVAPDLNRNIFVITFKSDQKVDLDQIRDKVQDAGFSIGDLSATINFKNTQVNDSGLAELDGNVFQFINAKNKTLDGPVVARIMDKDFITSSAFKKKAAELNSESYLKGKGLVQGKETRIFHLSI